The genomic interval TGCTCAGTATTAGTCagtcccctctgtatataatggtaATGTGTGCTCAGTATTAGTCCCCTCTGTATGTAATGGTAATGTGTGCTCAGTATTAGTCGGTCCCCTCTGTATGTAATGGTAATGTGTGCTCAGTATTAGTCAGTCCCCTCTGTATGTAATGGTAATGTGTGCTCAGTATTAGTCGGTCCCCTCTGTATGTAATGGTAATGTGTGCTCAGTATTAGTCagtcccctctgtatataatggtaATGTGTGCTCAGTATTAGTCCCCTCTGTATGTAATGGTAATGTGTGCTCAGTATTAGTCAGTCCCCTCTGTATGTAATGGTAATGTGTGCTCAGTATTAGTCAGTCCCCTCTGTATGTAATGGTAATGTGTGCTCAGTATTAGTCGGTCCCCTCTGTATGTAATGGTAATGTGTGCTCAGTATTAGTCAGTCCCCTCTGTATGTAATGGTAATGTGTGCTCAGTATTAGTCGGTCCCCTCTGTATGTAATGGTAATGTGTGCTCAGTATTAGTCagtcccctctgtatataatggtaATGGGTGCTCAGTATTAGTCGGTCCCCTCTCTATGTAATGGTAATGTGTGCTCAGTATTAGTCGGTTCCCTCTCTATGTAATGGTAATGTGTGCTCAGTATTagtcccctctgtatataatggtaATGAGTGCTCAGTATTAGTCGGTCCCCTCTGTATGTAATGGTAATGAGTGCTCAGTATTAGTCGGTCCTCTCTGTATGTAATGGTAATGAGTGCTCAGTATTAGTCAGTCCTCTCTGTATGTAATGGTAATGTGTGCTCAGTATTAGTCAGTCCTCTCTGTATGTAATGGTAATGTGTGCTCAGTATTAGTCAGTCCTCTCTGTATGTAATGGTAATGTGTGCTCAGTATTAGTCGGTCTCTGTATGTAATGGTAATGAGTGCTCAGTATTAGTCAGTCCTCTGTATGTAATGGTAATGAGTGCTCAGTATTAGTCAGTCCTCTGTATGTAATGGTAATGTGTGCTCAGTATTAGTCGGTCCCCTCTGTATGTAATGGTAATGTGTGCTCAGTATTAGTCGGTCTCTGTATGTAATGGTAATGTGTGCTCAGTATTAGTCGGTCCCCTCTGTATGTAATGGTAATGTGTGCTCAGTATTAGTCGGTCTCTGTATGTAATGGTAATGTGTGCTCAGTATTAGTCAGTCCTCTCTGTATGTAATGGTAATGAGTGCTCAGTATTAGTCAGTCCTCTCTGTATGTAATGGTAATGAGTGCTCAGTATTAGTCAGTCCTCTGTATGTAATGGTAATGTGTGCTCAGTATTAGTCGGTCCCCTCTGTATGTAATGGTAATGTGTGCTCAGTATTAGTCGGTCCCCTCTGTATGTAATGGTAATGTGTGCTCAGTATTAGTCAGTCCTCTCTGTATGTAATGGTAATGAGTGCTCAGTATTAGTCAGTCCTCTGTATGTAATGGTAATGTGTGCTCAGTATTAGTCGGTCCCCTCTGTATGTAATGGTAATGTGTGCTCAGTATTAGTCCCCTCTGTATGTAATGGTAATGTGTGCTCAGTATTAGTCAGTCCTCTCTGTATGTAATGGTAATGAGTGCTCAGTATTAGTCAGTCCTCTCTGTATGTAATGGTAATGAGTGCTCAGTATTAGTCAGTCCTCTCTGTATGTAATGGTAATGTGTGCTCAGTATTAGTCAGTCCCCTCTGTATGTAATGGTAATGTGTGCTCAGTATTAGTCGGTCCCCTCTGTATGTAATGGTAATGTGTGCTCAGTATTAGTCGGTCCCCTCTCTATGTAATGGTAATGTGTGCTCAGTATTAGTCGGTCCCCTCTGTATGTAATGGTAATGTGTGCTCAGTATTAGTCCCCTCTGTATGTAATGGTAATGAGTGCTCAGTATTAGTCGGTCCCCTCTGTATGTAATGGTAATGTGTGCTCAGTATTAGTCGGTCCCCTCTCTATGTAATGGTAATGTGTGCTCAGTATTAGTCagtcccctctgtatataatggtaATGTGTGCTCAGTATTAGTCGGTCCCCTCTCTATGTAATGGTAATGTGTGCTCAGTATTAGTCGGTCCCCTCTCTATGTAATGGTAATGTGTGCTCAGTATTAGTCCCCTCTGTATGTAATGGTAATGTGTACTCAGTATTAGTCAGTCCCCTCTGTATGTAATGGTAATGAGTGCTCAGTATTAGTCCCCTCTGTATGTTTTGGTAATGAGTGCTCAGTATTAGTCGGTCCCCTCTCTATGTAATGGTAATGTGTGCTCAGTATTAGTCCCCTCTGTATGTAATGGTAATGAGTGCTCAGTATTAGTCCCCTCTGTATGTAATGGTAATGTGTACTCAGTATTAGTCAGTCCCCTCTGTATGTAATGGTAATGAGTGCTCAGTATTAGTCAGTCCCCTCTGTATGTAATGGTAATGTGTGCTCAGTATTAGTCGGTCTCTGTATGTAATGGTAATGAGTGCTCAGTATTAGTAAGTCCTCTGTATGTAATGGTAATGAGTGCTCCGTATTAGTTGGCCTCTTTCTAATTTCAAAATACCACTAAGGAGATGAATGAGGTAATACATTGGGGAGATATCTCAAAACTGGTGcagttgctaatggcaaccaatCATTCCAGCCCTCCTATTTCAGAAGAGATTGTGAAAACAAAAGAAGCCGTCCCATTGGTTACATTAGTCTGGATAAGTCTCCCCCCTTTGCTCTTAGCTCCACCAGTATCATGATTGTTAATATTgtgtctgttagggtatgtgcacacgtgagaggcttttacgtctgaaaagacagactgttttcaggagaaaacagctgcctcgtttcacaggtaaaagctcctcctcgcattttgcgaggcttctctgacagccgtaaattttgagctgtgcttcattgacttcaatgaagaacggctcaaattacgtcagaaagaagtgtcctgcacttctattgacgaggctgtatttttaacgtgtcgtcgtttgacagctgtcaaacgacgacgcgtaaatgacaggtcgtctgcacagtacgtcggcaaacccattcaaatgaatgggcagatgtttgccgacgtattgtagccctattttcagacgtaaaacgaggcataatacgcctcgtttacgtctgaaaataggttgtgtgaacccagcctttgtgATCCGTTAACGTCGGATATGGATACTACTGTTTGAGGTTGTATGAAGGTCATCCTGCTATTATCCCGCTCTATTTTACAGCGTATATTTCCTTATGTGTCTGCAATGGTGAGCAATGGATCTCTGATATATGATCACAGCCGGGATGGCCACCCTACTGAGCTCGGGGGATGCACAGCTATGGTTAGGAATCTCAACCACGACACTTTCCTCGTCATACGCTATGTAAAGCGCAGACTAACGGTAAGATTATGCCCTTACTATTGACTTTTCCTTCTAGATCCATACCCCATCTGGTATGTAAATAGTTTTCATGGCCACTGTTCATGTTGCTGATCTCGGACGCAGTGACTAGGCTAAATAATGGTAGACTAGCTGTAATCcaggaccccattataagtcttaTTACTATAAACTTAGTCTGAGGAACTTTGCATACAAAATTATTCTATTACTACAAGATTTTGGCTTCACCTGAAAAGTGCAGTTCATGGAATATATTTCTTACCAAACTCCTGCCCACTCTTCATCCTCTACATTATGTGTAGGTTATGATTGACATTGATGGAAAGCAGGAATGGAGAGATTGTCTGGATGTACCTGGTGTGCGCTTGCCCCGTGGATATTACTTTGGGAGTTCAGCAGCTACTGGAGATCTTTCAGGTAGGATTAAGTTGATGGGATTTTTAGGCGTCATCAGTCCGGCCGCTGCAAGTGGGAACACCAGATGTGGAAAACTAATAGTCACATGCGTTGGAGGGACTTTGGGATGGAGGTCTCTTATGTGCACAGTGCACCTGACCAACAACCACTCCACTGATTGGCTAAGACATCTGCTGGATGCTGGTGCAttggctaaggccccatgcacacgactgtaaaaaaacctccgtttttgcggaccgcaattgcggtccacaaaaactgacccattcactttcattgaacgcggacacctttccgtagcactacggaaaagggtgtccgtgccatggaaatgttccgggaattatgtccgttcttttgcagtgtgcgggccgtgctcccatacttgggagcacggcccgagaatgcggctgtcagtcggcggccagccgtgcccgcaattgcgggccgtgattgcgggcacggtcgtgtgcattggctgagacttgggtatgttcacacgcaaaacagctgtaaatacggagcggttttcaagggaaaataacctgattttcagctgtttttgaaaccagaaacttttttttgtagctgtttttctattgacacaatggaaaacggctcaagaagtgacatgcacttctttttatggagcgttTTTCTACGCGACGTTTTTTTTCAAacggccatttaaaaaaaacgccccattggAACTAAACgcccttttcccattgaaatcgatgggcagatgtttggaggcgttcagcctccgtattttctgtCGTTTTTCGGGGTGTCTACAGCCTGAAAAACTGCTAaatataagccgtgtgaacataccctcagccaGGTTCTGAAAGAGGACTGGAGAATCCAATCTCCGTGCCCTCTCAACCAGGGTGGCTTAAAGACTCCTGTTTGCGAACCCTGAAAATAGCAGAAAAGAATTCTGAACTGTGAGGAATCTACGCCACTTtagttgtagtaaaaaaaattgctttttttaaaaataataataatttttatttagtttACACTGCTCTTTTTGCGGTTATTTTTACAATAGTGGGTGTGGCTTAGTGAAGGACCATGATCCAACAAACGTACTATTATTTATGACTGAAACTGGTGGAAATTATAGCAAAAATATATGCCAAGCTCGTAGATGGTGTACTCCAGAGCTTGTCTTTGACTGGGTTGAGACgaaagtcttagtaaatctgggcctacaggttttttgttttgttttctctgCCAGCAATTGCGCATGCCAGAAAGACACCCTATTTTTTCGCGGTCTGTAAATTTAATCAAATATGTCTTCTCTGCACAGACAACCATGACATCATCTCTCTGAAATTGTACCAGATCAGCGTGGAGCGCTCACCCTCAGAGGACAAGATGGACAAGGAGGTTTTTATTCCAAGTGTAGACAACATGAAGCTGCCAGGAGGTAGGTCACCAGGTAttctatatattctttttttacgTGATATGTATATTTATCCCATGACCATAAACTTCCTGTGTTGTTCTTCCAGTGGATGATCCGGCTGAGTCCATGAGTGGTTTTACACTCTTCCTTATTGTCTTCTTTACACTGCTCGGCGTGGTCTTTGCTGGTGTCATCTTGCTCATTGTGTACAACAAGTGGCACGAAAGAAGCCGGAAACATTTCTACTGATGCCGTCCGTTTGCCACTCTAAGTCTTCGGTGCACTGATGAGACTTGCAGACCACGTTCCTGGTGGAGAGTCATTCTGTGAATGGGTCACAATATGAATCCTTGTGGCAGAGACGTGGCAGACTCTGCTCTTGCTGTTGGTTTTAAACACTGGTTTGTTATTTTGTAAGCTGCTGCTGAAGACTTGTCTATCTGTAACAGATCCATGAAGTTTTCATATTTGTCTGCCTGAATTTCTACATTTCACCTACACACCGTGGTGGCAGCCAGGTTATCAGGTAAGCCAGCTGTCATGGGTATCCGGCCTATGGGCTTTTCTAATGGCATTAGGACCAAAGTGCCGTAAGCTGTAATGATGACCGTTCACGACGAGGTAAATGTTGGGTTATCTGAATACCGGTTATGCCCATGTAATAGCTGCCTCTGTAGTATATAGGTGACAGGAACTATTGAAGGATAAGAATGAACGATCTCTTCAACTgcaatctccttttttttttttaaaccacaaagaatttctatacataatacatatgtCTGATCTATGACtgaccatatgatgatccgccatctcAATCAGATGAAAAGCACATCTGACCACTGCAGTACTAGATGGGCGCTCTGTACTTGGAAAGTTAGATAAGGATTCAGATTGTGTACTTTGGGATTATTATAAAAACAATAATTCGTTTTATTTAAGGGACCTTAACCTATCAATaactttttacttatttttaatttttatttttttataaagtaaGCTCATAGAGATTAATGTAAGAATCTTTCATACATGGACACGGTGTTAAAAATTCAAGCAGTGGCAATGTTTTACCATCGTGTATTGAAAACTATGTGCTCACAATATCAAACACTATTATGGATTTGTCAAACAGTTTTGGAGAGataatcttgaaaaaaaaaagaaagacctCTGATGCCAGCCTTCATGTAGCTTCTCTACTTTTTATTTTGGGTTGAGTCAGATTGCAGTTTTTATCCGGTTGGGATAGGGCTATAGGTTGACCTCCATCAGCTGCAGCCTCCTACATAGGTATTTGACTCTGCCACGCCAGCGGGTCAGTTTGCTCATTGTTTTTTGCCCCGCTCAGCTGCCACATGTTGTGGTCATTGTCTTACAGGACATAATTCTGTGACTGCCAGTGTGCAGTGGTACCCCCAGTCTTAGGAACCACACAAAGCTATGTAAAGTATAGAGAACTATGACCAGCATACACAGACCTATCGATGCCACCCTCATGGCCTGTGATTTTTAGAATGATATAAGTTGCGATACTTGCTGCCTTCCCTTTTTTCTTGCCATATCATCCAGATTCTAGCTCTCATATTTCTGatgccctttggaaaatgaaacccgtgacctgattggctgctgtgggaGCTAAATCTCTCTATATGTCTTTATGCATCTTCGTTGCAGCCAATTATTTGTCATGATCTAATTGTACTTTATAAATGTGTTTTCCAGGACTATTAATGGTCCATCCTTGGGAAGAAGCAGAGCTTGAATCGCTGATCTTCAGTACTTTCAAGGGGCCGCCTCaactcctttgctctgatgttttGCAGGggccggaccccactgatcacgcATTGATGGACTAGCCTAAGCATCAATGTTTTATACTGGGAATTTGTATGAATTCCTACCTCTTACTGTGAATAGCTTTGCTGATCGGACATAAACCAATTTTCTAGCTAAACTGGGCCCCGTGTATTCACTTTCAGAGGAAAAGTGTCCTTGTTGCCAATAGAGACCAATCCatgcagctttcattttctgaacGGCCCTGGAAGGTGACAGCACGGCCCCTTCTCCTCTATCctcacatacatacaaatatatacatttttttttttacaactttgacGCTTCAGTAGTTTTCTTTCAGCAGTGTGAAGATCTTTgatatgcagattttttttcactattgTGTAAAGGTATGTGAGTACACCTACAAAAACTTCTCTATCTAGTTCAGATGGTCTTTAAGCTACGtttgcttttttaatttttttatcaggTTTTCTGAAGGGGTATTCTCTTCTGTATAAAATTCTCACtggttttaagatctctgcttgccttCCTttaaataggaaccttcattgattacttccagtggatacaaatctgtcttggtcatgtgatcacaaagGAGCTTGCCGCGTTAAGAGGGTTTTatgctggacgattatcgggcagacgagcgctcACAgaacgataattgcccagtgtaaactggAACGATCAGCGgacgaacgagcaaacgctcgatcatctgctggtcatatcggtttaaaaaagttaaatattatcgttgacggcagcacatctccctgtataaacggggagatgcgctgccgacatgatgatgattatgtatggggacgagcgatcggagtagcgaccgcttgtccccatccatagcgccgtgtgaccggagcaaactaGCACCGAtgaatgatgtctcgttgatcggcgctcgctgcatcggtcgcttatcggctggtgtaaaagagcctttacaATACATAGCTCTGATAACTACTGTAACAAGctgagcacctgtgtgtccatcacatgaccaggacagaattaATATTCCCTGAAAATAAATAAAGGTTCcccttgaatgacagcaagcagagatcataaACGGTGAGGAATTGAATAACCTAAAACCATAATACCATCATTCTACCTCTTTAACATCCTCCACCTTTTCACCCTTGCCCACTAATGAACAGTACTGCTTCATGTCGCTTTCCAGTGGTCTCCATCTTGTAGCTTTCCACCTGTTAGGAGTTTCCCAGCAGCTGGAGAGCTACATGTTTGAGACCACTGCTGTAAGCGAAGCATGAGTCCAGGGGTTACTGGGAATGtcacttattagggtatgttcacacggcttattttcggctgtttttcgagcCGCAAactgcgtaaaaagacaccctgtaaaaagaagtacatctcacttcttgagctgtttttgaagccgtttttcattgactctatataaaaaccgctccaaaaacgctagtttgcttaaagggaaggtgtcatgaaatatatatattttttaatcatattgcttttagtatgataaaaatataaaatgtatttatttgtgttcgtgtgttctacttttttatttttacctctatgggggctgccatttttattttttttcatctgtcgattaacgacacctacagagatggaatacagcccatacatccccatagagcatgcgaacgggagccgttccattcactacagcggtacgccgtctgtgtgggaaccgcacatgcgccgctcccaggcagagtgaaatcggcgccattttcatgtggaccggaagccgcggccagacagtaagatgactacttccggccgcggcttccggccatatgttcaaggaagcgaaggcgcaaggaataggagtggaggcggcagaagcaggtaagttatgtttgtgtatgtgatgtgtgtattatgtt from Rhinoderma darwinii isolate aRhiDar2 chromosome 3, aRhiDar2.hap1, whole genome shotgun sequence carries:
- the LMAN2L gene encoding VIP36-like protein isoform X3; its protein translation is MAVVDKWSVGIGGRPEVLWTGVIRLLVVWLCAVSADQTEDYLKREHSLSKPYQGVGSSSSSLWDLMGNVLVTPQYVRLTPDLQSKRGAVWNRMPCYLRDWELQVHFKVHGQGKKNLNGDGFAIWFTKDRMQDGLVFGSKDNFLGLGVFVDTYPNEEKQHERIFPYVSAMVSNGSLIYDHSRDGHPTELGGCTAMVRNLNHDTFLVIRYVKRRLTVMIDIDGKQEWRDCLDVPGVRLPRGYYFGSSAATGDLSDNHDIISLKLYQISVERSPSEDKMDKEVFIPSVDNMKLPGVDDPAESMSGFTLFLIVFFTLLGVVFAGVILLIVYNKWHERSRKHFY
- the LMAN2L gene encoding VIP36-like protein isoform X1 — encoded protein: MAVVDKWSVGIGGRPEVLWTGVIRLLVVWLCAVSADQTEDYLKREHSLSKPYQGVGSSSSSLWDLMGNVLVTPQYVRLTPDLQSKRGAVWNRMPCYLRDWELQVHFKVHGQGKKNLNGDGFAIWFTKDRMQDGLVFGSKDNFLGLGVFVDTYPNEEKQHEKKRYSAGNQRIFPYVSAMVSNGSLIYDHSRDGHPTELGGCTAMVRNLNHDTFLVIRYVKRRLTVMIDIDGKQEWRDCLDVPGVRLPRGYYFGSSAATGDLSDNHDIISLKLYQISVERSPSEDKMDKEVFIPSVDNMKLPGVDDPAESMSGFTLFLIVFFTLLGVVFAGVILLIVYNKWHERSRKHFY
- the LMAN2L gene encoding VIP36-like protein isoform X2, with product MAVVDKWSVGIGGRPEVLWTGVIRLLVVWLCAVSADQTEDYLKREHSLSKPYQGVGSSSSSLWDLMGNVLVTPQYVRLTPDLQSKRGAVWNRMPCYLRDWELQVHFKVHGQGKKNLNGDGFAIWFTKDRMQDGLVFGSKDNFLGLGVFVDTYPNEEKQHEKRYSAGNQRIFPYVSAMVSNGSLIYDHSRDGHPTELGGCTAMVRNLNHDTFLVIRYVKRRLTVMIDIDGKQEWRDCLDVPGVRLPRGYYFGSSAATGDLSDNHDIISLKLYQISVERSPSEDKMDKEVFIPSVDNMKLPGVDDPAESMSGFTLFLIVFFTLLGVVFAGVILLIVYNKWHERSRKHFY